From one Sulfurimonas sp. HSL-3221 genomic stretch:
- a CDS encoding MBL fold metallo-hydrolase RNA specificity domain-containing protein: MATVISYGAAEVVTGSCHLLELENGKQILIDCGMFQGREEERNAEAFGFDPAQVDFLLLTHAHLDHCGRMPKLVKEGFTKTIVATRATFDLAEVILLDSAKIMQEDHETRFKKALRRGTEGEVSPPLYGEDDVRDALALTRILPEYGEPFTLCKGVEVTYRDAGHILGSAFIEIAYEEAGVTRTIVFSGDIGNDNDMVLPNLAPCPHADYLYTESTYGDRDHQNALQSTEEFKKVVTDTLLNWGNVLIPSFAVERTQEILFLLKQMHESGELPHCKVFVDSPMAIRATEVYDRYSDLLSAKCREVKARDGSVFDFELLTYTLDVGESKAINQIDSRAIIIAGSGMCTGGRILHHFKHRLWNRKNALIFVGYQAAGTLGRRIVDGAKWVKIYREDIRIEAGVYTINGFSAHADQSGILEWIKGMNSVKNIFLIHGEADKEALFKAAIAEKLHKEAHIVEQNEVIYL, encoded by the coding sequence ATGGCGACGGTAATTTCCTACGGGGCGGCGGAGGTTGTCACGGGTTCATGCCACCTGCTTGAACTCGAAAACGGCAAACAGATCCTGATCGACTGCGGCATGTTCCAGGGCCGGGAGGAGGAGCGCAACGCGGAAGCGTTCGGCTTCGATCCGGCGCAGGTCGATTTTTTGCTGCTGACGCATGCGCATCTCGATCACTGCGGGCGGATGCCGAAACTCGTCAAAGAGGGGTTTACGAAGACGATCGTCGCGACACGGGCGACCTTCGACCTGGCCGAAGTCATTCTCCTCGACAGCGCCAAGATCATGCAAGAAGACCATGAAACCCGTTTTAAAAAGGCGCTGCGCCGCGGGACCGAGGGGGAGGTAAGCCCGCCGCTTTACGGCGAGGACGACGTCAGGGACGCCCTGGCCCTCACCCGCATCCTGCCCGAGTACGGCGAGCCTTTTACCCTTTGCAAGGGGGTGGAGGTGACCTACAGGGACGCGGGGCACATCCTCGGTTCCGCGTTTATCGAAATCGCCTACGAAGAGGCGGGGGTGACGCGGACGATCGTCTTTTCCGGTGACATCGGCAACGACAACGACATGGTACTGCCCAACCTCGCGCCCTGCCCCCATGCGGACTACCTCTATACCGAATCGACCTACGGCGACCGTGACCACCAAAATGCCCTGCAGAGCACGGAAGAGTTCAAAAAGGTCGTGACCGATACCCTGCTAAACTGGGGTAACGTGCTCATCCCCTCCTTCGCCGTCGAGCGGACCCAGGAGATCCTTTTTCTGCTGAAGCAGATGCACGAAAGCGGCGAACTGCCGCACTGCAAGGTCTTCGTCGATTCGCCGATGGCCATCAGGGCCACGGAGGTCTACGACCGCTACAGCGACCTGCTCAGCGCCAAGTGCCGGGAGGTGAAGGCGCGGGACGGGAGCGTCTTTGATTTCGAACTGCTCACCTACACCCTCGACGTTGGGGAGTCCAAGGCGATCAACCAGATCGACAGCCGCGCCATCATCATCGCCGGCAGCGGGATGTGCACCGGCGGCCGTATCCTGCACCACTTCAAACACCGCCTCTGGAACCGCAAGAATGCGCTGATCTTCGTCGGCTACCAGGCCGCCGGCACGTTGGGGCGCCGCATCGTTGACGGGGCAAAGTGGGTCAAGATCTACCGCGAAGATATCCGGATCGAGGCCGGTGTCTATACAATCAACGGTTTTTCCGCCCATGCCGACCAATCCGGCATCCTGGAGTGGATCAAGGGGATGAACAGCGTCAAAAACATCTTTCTCATCCACGGGGAAGCGGACAAAGAGGCGCTCTTCAAGGCGGCCATTGCGGAGAAGCTGCACAAAGAGGCCCATATCGTGGAGCAGAACGAGGTGATCTACCTGTAG
- the ppsA gene encoding phosphoenolpyruvate synthase, with protein sequence MAYVKWFEALGIGDVPSVGGKNASLGEMYQHLSAAGVLVPNGFAVTAEAYDAVLEANGALEKLHAQLDDLNPDDVAQLQARGKACREILYGCTLPPALEAEILEGYAALRREYGEDVSLAVRSSATAEDSPEASFAGQNDTYLNIASAEALLDAYKRCLASNFTDRSLHYKFDSGFDYFEVKLCVVVMKMVRSDVGASGVMFSIDTETGFRDVVYITGTYGLGENVVQGTIDPDGFYVHKPTFDRGHRAVLKRSLGKKELEMIFSEALSSGSIAVEYTKNVETPPAERTRFCITDEDVMVLADYAIKIERHYSENVGHDKPMDMEWAKDGIDGRLYMVQARPETVESQKKGSILEIYHLTGEGELLATGRAVGTKIGSGKVHHIRDTSQLGEFKQGEVLLADTTTPDWEPVMKMASAIVTNRGGRTCHAAIVSRELGIPAIVGAENATELLKDGREVTVSCAEGETGRVYDGMLAFEIERTDLSHLPKTRTKIMMNLGNPDLAFSLAHLPVDGIGLARMEFIINESIKVHPMALVHPEKTDLATRVQIEALSAAYEGPEDFFIKRLSEGVATIASAVYPDPCVVRMSDFKTNEYATLAGGQFFEPLDEANPMIGFRGAARYSHPAYEEGFALECAAMKRVRDEMGFTNVILMIPFCRRVEEGRRVVETMAKHGLVRGENGLQIYVMCEIPNNVISIDGFSEVFDGFSIGSNDLTQLTLGVDRDSEIVAFDYEERDEGVLKMIEMAVEGAKRNGRHSGICGQAPSDYPEVAEFLVKLGIDSISLNPDSVLTTLPKIIDLEAAEQEAQTGQ encoded by the coding sequence ATGGCATATGTCAAATGGTTTGAAGCGCTCGGCATCGGGGATGTCCCTTCGGTCGGGGGCAAGAACGCGTCCCTGGGGGAGATGTACCAGCATCTCAGCGCGGCGGGGGTGCTCGTCCCCAACGGTTTTGCCGTCACGGCGGAGGCCTATGACGCTGTGCTCGAAGCGAACGGTGCCCTGGAGAAGCTCCATGCGCAGCTGGATGATCTCAACCCCGACGACGTCGCGCAGCTGCAGGCGCGGGGGAAGGCGTGCCGGGAGATCCTCTACGGATGCACCCTCCCGCCCGCGCTCGAAGCGGAGATCCTGGAGGGGTACGCGGCGCTCAGGCGCGAATACGGCGAGGACGTCTCCCTGGCGGTCCGCTCCTCCGCGACGGCGGAGGACTCCCCGGAGGCCTCCTTCGCGGGGCAGAACGACACCTACCTCAATATCGCCTCTGCGGAGGCGCTCCTGGACGCCTACAAACGCTGCCTTGCTTCGAACTTTACCGACCGCTCCCTGCACTACAAGTTTGACAGCGGTTTCGACTACTTCGAGGTCAAGCTCTGCGTCGTCGTGATGAAGATGGTGCGCAGCGACGTCGGTGCGAGCGGGGTGATGTTCAGCATCGATACGGAGACGGGCTTCCGCGACGTCGTCTACATTACCGGCACCTACGGGCTGGGGGAGAACGTCGTGCAGGGGACCATCGATCCGGACGGCTTCTACGTTCACAAGCCGACGTTTGACCGGGGGCACCGGGCGGTTTTGAAGCGGAGCCTGGGGAAAAAAGAGCTCGAGATGATCTTCTCCGAAGCGCTCAGCAGCGGCAGCATCGCCGTCGAGTATACGAAAAACGTCGAGACGCCGCCCGCCGAGCGGACGCGTTTCTGCATTACCGACGAAGACGTGATGGTCCTGGCCGATTACGCCATCAAGATCGAGCGGCACTACTCCGAAAACGTTGGCCACGACAAGCCGATGGACATGGAGTGGGCCAAGGACGGCATCGACGGCCGGCTCTACATGGTACAGGCGCGCCCGGAGACGGTGGAGTCGCAGAAGAAAGGGTCGATCCTCGAGATCTACCATCTGACGGGGGAGGGGGAGCTGCTCGCGACCGGACGCGCCGTCGGTACGAAGATCGGCAGCGGAAAGGTGCACCATATCCGCGATACGTCGCAGCTCGGCGAGTTCAAGCAGGGGGAGGTGCTGCTGGCCGATACGACGACGCCGGACTGGGAACCGGTGATGAAGATGGCTTCGGCCATCGTGACCAACCGCGGCGGGCGTACCTGTCACGCGGCCATTGTCAGCCGGGAGCTCGGCATCCCTGCCATCGTCGGTGCGGAAAACGCGACGGAACTGCTCAAAGACGGCCGGGAGGTGACGGTCAGCTGTGCCGAGGGGGAGACGGGACGGGTCTACGACGGCATGCTGGCCTTTGAGATTGAACGCACCGATCTCAGCCATCTCCCCAAAACGCGCACGAAGATCATGATGAACCTCGGCAACCCCGATCTCGCCTTTTCGCTGGCGCATCTTCCCGTCGACGGGATCGGGCTGGCGCGGATGGAGTTCATCATCAACGAGTCGATCAAGGTCCACCCGATGGCGCTGGTCCACCCCGAAAAGACGGATCTGGCCACAAGGGTGCAGATCGAGGCGCTCAGCGCCGCCTACGAGGGACCGGAGGATTTCTTTATCAAGCGCCTCTCCGAGGGGGTGGCGACGATCGCGTCGGCGGTCTACCCCGACCCCTGCGTCGTTCGCATGAGCGACTTCAAAACGAACGAGTACGCCACCCTCGCGGGCGGGCAGTTCTTCGAACCGCTGGACGAGGCGAACCCGATGATCGGCTTCCGGGGCGCGGCGCGCTACAGCCATCCCGCCTACGAGGAGGGGTTCGCGCTGGAGTGTGCCGCGATGAAGCGGGTCCGCGACGAGATGGGCTTTACGAACGTTATCCTGATGATCCCCTTCTGCCGCCGGGTCGAAGAGGGGCGCCGGGTCGTTGAGACGATGGCGAAGCACGGGCTGGTGCGGGGAGAGAACGGGCTGCAGATCTACGTGATGTGCGAGATCCCCAACAACGTCATCTCCATCGACGGCTTCAGCGAGGTCTTCGACGGCTTCAGTATCGGCAGCAACGACCTCACCCAACTCACCCTGGGCGTCGACCGCGACAGCGAGATCGTCGCCTTTGATTACGAGGAGCGGGATGAGGGGGTGCTGAAGATGATCGAGATGGCCGTCGAGGGGGCGAAGCGCAACGGGCGCCACAGCGGCATCTGCGGGCAGGCCCCGTCGGACTACCCGGAGGTCGCGGAGTTCCTCGTGAAGCTCGGCATCGACTCCATCAGCCTTAACCCCGACAGTGTCCTGACGACACTGCCCAAAATTATCGATCTGGAAGCGGCAGAGCAGGAAGCGCAGACGGGACAATAG
- a CDS encoding TOBE domain-containing protein, protein MKTSARNQIKATVTEIIGGTVNSEVVMDVAGTPLKAIITKEAVSEMGLAAGSEVYAIIKASFVMIAKEKPGKISTRNVIETTVSDIIEGPVSCELKLAMGSAVLTAIITEEAAKELDVAKGDTVYALIKASAIILAQ, encoded by the coding sequence ATGAAAACCAGTGCACGCAACCAGATCAAGGCAACGGTGACCGAGATCATCGGGGGAACCGTCAACAGCGAAGTGGTGATGGACGTGGCAGGCACCCCGCTCAAGGCTATCATTACCAAAGAGGCGGTCTCCGAGATGGGACTGGCGGCCGGTTCGGAAGTCTACGCCATCATCAAAGCCTCCTTCGTCATGATCGCCAAAGAGAAACCCGGCAAGATCAGCACACGGAACGTCATCGAGACAACGGTCAGCGACATAATCGAAGGCCCGGTCAGCTGCGAACTCAAACTTGCCATGGGCAGCGCGGTCCTGACCGCGATCATCACCGAAGAAGCGGCCAAGGAACTTGACGTCGCCAAAGGAGACACCGTCTACGCGCTGATCAAAGCCAGCGCCATCATTCTCGCACAGTAA
- a CDS encoding MgtC/SapB family protein — protein MEYAVLKSMVIALLLGFMIGMQRTMSRMPQSGQSFAGSRTFALLALIGYLASWLGETVPGFVFAATAVVGLLVGLSYYLKVTRFHKTGMTTQVAAVVTFLLGLMVYASLEPYAIFIAVLMVVLLEIKPRLREFEAHLSSTDINAAVLLLAMSFIVLPVLPNEMIGPYELFNPYKTWLMAVIIAAISFVGYAAVKLFGHKRGLFITGAAGGLVSSTGVAVSLSKMFANQFSLLNNYAAGVAVACTFMYLRVLFEAAVIYPALAKLLAPAFLAATAVGLLFTYYLYTRSQSADIHLENEAITKNPLQLSEAIKFGLIFGVIYGAIAFTENRFGNVGVYIVSLISGITDVDAITLSLSELSKDGKLVKSTAMNGIVIASVTNSLVKLGIVFWIGGLKLGWRTAQFFILTLGSMATVLSLTELFLL, from the coding sequence ATGGAATACGCCGTTCTCAAATCGATGGTCATCGCGCTGCTGCTGGGGTTCATGATCGGCATGCAGCGCACCATGAGCCGCATGCCCCAAAGCGGCCAGAGCTTCGCGGGCAGCCGGACCTTTGCCCTGCTGGCCCTTATCGGCTACCTCGCCAGCTGGCTCGGCGAGACGGTCCCGGGCTTCGTCTTCGCCGCGACGGCGGTCGTCGGCCTCCTCGTCGGGCTCTCCTATTACCTCAAGGTCACCCGCTTTCACAAGACGGGGATGACGACCCAGGTCGCCGCCGTCGTCACCTTTCTCCTGGGCCTGATGGTCTATGCCTCCCTCGAGCCCTACGCCATCTTCATCGCCGTACTGATGGTCGTGCTCCTCGAGATCAAACCCCGTCTGCGGGAGTTCGAAGCGCACCTCTCCTCCACCGACATCAACGCCGCCGTCCTGCTGCTGGCGATGAGCTTCATCGTGCTGCCGGTGCTGCCCAACGAGATGATCGGCCCTTATGAACTTTTCAACCCCTACAAGACCTGGCTGATGGCCGTCATCATCGCCGCCATCTCCTTTGTGGGGTACGCCGCGGTCAAGCTCTTCGGACACAAGCGCGGGCTCTTCATCACCGGGGCCGCCGGCGGGCTCGTCTCTTCCACGGGCGTGGCCGTATCGCTCTCCAAGATGTTCGCAAATCAGTTCAGCCTGCTCAACAACTACGCCGCCGGCGTGGCCGTCGCCTGTACCTTCATGTACCTGCGCGTCCTCTTCGAAGCGGCCGTCATCTATCCCGCCCTCGCCAAGCTCCTCGCCCCTGCCTTCCTCGCCGCGACGGCCGTGGGCCTGCTCTTCACCTATTACCTCTATACCCGTTCGCAGAGTGCCGATATCCATCTCGAGAACGAAGCGATCACGAAAAACCCGCTGCAGCTGAGCGAAGCGATCAAATTCGGCCTGATCTTCGGCGTCATCTACGGGGCGATCGCCTTTACCGAGAACCGCTTCGGCAATGTCGGCGTCTACATCGTTTCACTGATCTCCGGTATTACCGATGTCGATGCCATCACCCTCTCGCTCTCGGAACTGAGCAAGGACGGCAAACTTGTCAAAAGCACCGCCATGAACGGCATCGTCATCGCTTCGGTGACAAATTCGCTCGTCAAACTCGGCATCGTCTTCTGGATAGGCGGTCTGAAGCTTGGATGGCGCACCGCACAGTTCTTCATCCTGACACTCGGTTCGATGGCCACGGTGCTCTCTCTGACCGAGCTCTTTCTTCTCTAA
- a CDS encoding TIGR00730 family Rossman fold protein: MKKNHDKKAFRKLLKRHQKPLPWEHPKPNEDDPKAHKRVKAIMAHDNFIQADRDPNFLRRDEVRGVRLEVDYFKPELLLREHGIEHTIVVFGSTRIMEEAEAKRLIESLESERNAKDGEALEKELGIARRILAKSHYYETARAFGRIVGRSGKGPEDTKITLMTGGGPGIMEAANRGAFDVGAKSIGLNITLPHEQYPNPYITPELCFQVHYFAIRKLHFLRRAKALVIFPGGYGTLDECFEVLTLVQTRKIDPMPVVFVGESYWRGIINFEMLVEEGTIDEEDRELFAFAETAEEAWEAIVKWHKKCGSTLIHDLKK; the protein is encoded by the coding sequence ATGAAGAAAAACCATGATAAAAAAGCGTTCCGCAAGCTGCTGAAACGGCACCAGAAGCCGTTGCCGTGGGAACACCCGAAGCCCAACGAGGACGACCCCAAAGCACATAAACGCGTGAAGGCCATCATGGCCCACGACAATTTTATCCAGGCGGACCGGGACCCGAACTTTCTCCGGCGCGACGAGGTGCGGGGCGTGCGGCTGGAGGTGGACTACTTCAAGCCCGAGCTGCTGCTGCGCGAACACGGCATCGAACACACCATCGTCGTCTTCGGCTCCACGCGGATCATGGAGGAGGCGGAGGCCAAGCGCCTGATCGAGAGCCTCGAATCGGAACGGAACGCCAAAGACGGCGAGGCCCTTGAAAAAGAGCTGGGCATTGCGCGGCGGATCCTGGCCAAGAGCCACTACTACGAGACGGCCCGCGCTTTCGGGAGGATCGTCGGCCGCAGCGGCAAAGGGCCCGAAGATACGAAGATCACCCTGATGACAGGCGGGGGGCCGGGCATCATGGAGGCGGCCAACCGCGGGGCTTTCGACGTCGGGGCCAAATCGATCGGCCTCAACATTACCCTGCCCCATGAACAGTACCCCAACCCCTACATTACCCCCGAACTCTGCTTCCAGGTGCACTACTTCGCCATCCGCAAGCTCCACTTTCTGCGGCGGGCCAAAGCCCTTGTCATCTTCCCCGGCGGCTACGGGACCCTGGACGAATGTTTCGAAGTGCTGACCCTGGTGCAGACACGCAAGATCGACCCGATGCCCGTCGTCTTCGTCGGCGAAAGCTACTGGCGGGGGATCATCAATTTCGAGATGCTTGTCGAGGAGGGGACGATAGACGAAGAGGACCGGGAACTTTTCGCATTCGCCGAAACGGCTGAAGAGGCGTGGGAGGCGATTGTGAAATGGCATAAAAAATGCGGCTCGACGCTCATTCACGACCTGAAAAAGTAA
- a CDS encoding DUF6629 family protein produces the protein MFFAIMNFTLSGALGVIGLLTLRRVSEPKEVVFASLPLLFALHQFTQGFVWLGMDGLIEPRALEMAESIFIFYAQGLLPFLVPLAIWLLEPSGWYRRVIGVLLVLGGILAAYTLWGLSVQPTYVAVKHDALVYVNAWTQKGWINIAYILTTCGPLVLSSSVSVQLFGWFNLMGLVGITLWKPYAVTSVWCLYAAVVSIMLYFYFVERRIAFLQEIRRKETEWSGALMQELSHLERHFPRVRRVLLHYRNL, from the coding sequence ATGTTCTTTGCCATTATGAACTTTACGCTCTCCGGTGCCCTGGGCGTGATCGGCCTGCTGACGCTTCGGCGGGTCAGCGAGCCAAAAGAGGTCGTCTTCGCGAGCCTGCCGCTGCTTTTCGCCCTGCACCAGTTCACCCAGGGGTTCGTCTGGCTGGGCATGGACGGGTTGATCGAACCGCGCGCGCTGGAGATGGCGGAGAGCATCTTCATCTTCTATGCCCAGGGGCTGCTGCCGTTTCTCGTGCCGCTGGCGATCTGGCTGCTGGAGCCTTCGGGATGGTACCGGAGGGTGATCGGGGTGCTTCTCGTACTGGGCGGCATTCTGGCGGCCTATACGCTGTGGGGACTCTCCGTACAGCCGACGTACGTTGCGGTGAAGCACGACGCGCTTGTCTACGTCAACGCGTGGACGCAAAAGGGGTGGATCAACATCGCCTATATTCTCACGACCTGCGGGCCGCTGGTCCTGAGCAGCAGCGTCTCCGTACAGCTCTTCGGATGGTTCAACCTGATGGGCCTGGTGGGCATTACGCTGTGGAAACCCTATGCCGTCACCTCCGTTTGGTGCCTTTATGCCGCTGTTGTCAGCATCATGCTCTACTTCTACTTCGTTGAGCGCCGCATTGCGTTCTTGCAGGAGATCCGGCGCAAAGAGACGGAGTGGAGCGGGGCGCTGATGCAGGAACTCTCACACCTTGAACGGCATTTCCCGCGCGTGCGCAGAGTGCTTTTGCACTATCGAAACCTTTAG